Part of the Virgibacillus natechei genome is shown below.
AATCAGGAGCTTTTTTCTCTGCAACACTTGGGACAATTGCTGCATCAAATTGAAATTCACCATCAATAACAAGGGATGGATTTTTTTCCTTGGCAATTTGTAATGCTTCTGTTACCTTATCGGTTTCCGCTGATTTTGCCGAGCCTTTTGTTGAAAAGCTTAGCATGGCTATGCGTGGATCGACATCAAATAATTCAGCGGTAACAGCACTTTCAACTGCTATTTCTGCAAGGTCTTGGGCTTCTGGTGTAATATTAATTGCGCAATCAGCAAATACATATTTTTCATCGTCACGAACCATCACAAAAACACCAGATGTTTTCTTGATACCTTCTTTTGTTTTTATAATTTGCAATGCAGGACGAACCGTGTCGGCAGTAGAGCTTGTTGCACCACTTACTAGCCCATCTGCCTGATTGAGATATACAAGCATGGTTCCAAAATAGTTTGCGTCAAGTAGAATTTTTCTAGCGTCTTCCTCTGTTGCCTTTCCTTTACGTCTATCCACGAACGTTTCAACCATTAGGTCAAACTCTGGGAAGTTTTTCGGATCCATTAATTTACAAGAAGATATATCTACACCTAATTCTTCTGCCTTTTGTTTAATACTAGTGTTATCACCTATTAAAATTGGTGTTAGAATCCCTGCTGCGCTTAGTTGACTTGCTGCAGTTAAGATACGCTCATCTGTACCTTCAGGAAAAACGACCGACTTATTTTGCATGGTTACTTTTTCTTTTAATTGATCAAATAATTGACTCATTTTTAAAAACCCTCCTGCTTGTCTATACTTAAATAATAGCTGATTTCATACATGAATTAAAGCAATGCCCCCTTGCCAGCCAGGGAATTTTGACAGTCTAATGACAAATATGGAGCTTTCATGCTTTTCACGATTTTATGAGAAACCTCGTATAAGATTAGATTACCCCATTTATGATAGACTAAAAACATGCGAGGAATATTTTAAATATAAAGGAGCGATTATAATGGTTGAGGCAGTAGAAACCATGGATGGCTGGTATAGCCTACATGATTTACGAAGCATCGATTGGAATTCATGGAAATTAGCATCTGAAGAAGAGCGCAAAGAAGCAATTGATGGATTTAATGAGCTGCTAGCAAAATGGGAAGCCGTTGAAGAAGAAAAACAAGGAAGTCATGTCCTTTATAAAGTTGTGGGACAAAAAGCTGATTTAATCTTCATGTTTTTACGACCAACAATGGATGAATTAACCGACATCGAAACAGAATTTAATAAATCAAAATTTGCTGAGTTCTTACTTCCAGCACATTCTTATGTTTCTGTCGTTGAGCTTTCCAAATACCAACCGCAAAAAGATGGCGTTGACCCTGAAACATTGCCGGAAACGCAAGAACGATTGAAACCCATCCTTCCAAAATGGGAGCATATTTGCTTTTATCCGATGGATAGACGACGTGTAGGCGAGGAAAATTGGTATACATTAGAAAAGAGCACTCGCGGTAAATTGCTCTATGAACATAGTAAAACCGGCCGTCAGTATGCTGGGAAAGTGAAACAGGTTATTACTGGCTCCATCGGCTTGGATGACTGGGAGTGGGGCGTAACATTATTTGCCCATGACCCGCTGCAATTTAAGAAAATCGTTTATGAAATGCGCTTTGATGAAGTATCCTCACGTTATGGTGAATTTGGAGAATTTTTCATTGGCAATCATTTGCCAAGAGAACAGATTGAAGCTTATTTGAAGGTATAATACCGAGGTTCATTCGTGTTCGCATCACAGCAACAGCACGGCATCCTAAAGACTTTCTGCACATAAGATGCAGAAAGTCTTTTTTATTTGTCATCATTTCCGTGACAGTAGCATACACATAATTAATGAACTTAGGCACCGGGATTGAGGCAGAAATAAGGAGTATTTATAACCGTAGTTACACCAACCTTTTATAAGCTAGGTTAAATCGTATAGAAGGTGTTATCGACATTCTCGCAAGAAAAATAAGAACCAGTAGATAAACGAAGCAAATCAATGTGCCATATCCTAATGAATGCCCTACCGTCTATTAATTACAACCAGGAGGTTTTATAATGAGTGACAATCAAGAAAATACAAATAACCCGAATCAGCAGTATCCTAACCCCTACCAACCTTATCCGTACTACTATTACCCACAAGCATCCCCAGCTTATTATCCCGCTTATTATGCTAGACAGGAAGCTGCACAACAGCAACAGCAGCTACAACAGCAACAACAAGCTCAAGCCCAGCAAGCTCCCGCTAATGGTGTGGAAGGCATGCTTCCGCTCGAACAGTCTTACATCGAAAATATCCTGCGACTAAATCGTGGCAAGCGCGTTTCCGTTTATATGACATTTGAAGAAAATGAACAATGGAATGCACAGATTTTCAAAGGTGTTATTGAAGCTGCCGGGAGGGATCATATAATCATAAGTGATCCACAAACAGGAAAACGATACTTGCTACTTATGGTATACCTTGATTATGTTGTCTTTGAAGATGAAATCGAATATGAATATCCTTTAGCTGCCGGAAGTGGGCAATTCACAAACCAGCCCCCACGTTAAGAAGGGGGATCACCTTATAAGTCGAGAAAGCCAAACCAAAAAGGATGACACATTTTCCCTAGCTTGTGTCATCCTTTTCTCCCATTATGTAAATCGTACAACCAATCTATAAGGAGCGATTATATGCGACATCCTCACGACAAATTTATTCGCATCGAATTAATTTCACTTGCATTCGTCGTTTTAATCGGTCTAATTGCGCTCATCCAAGGCTTTATACTACTTCTATTTCTTGGCTTCTATCTGCTAGCACTCGGTTTATTCTGTAATGCATTAATTGAATCCTATTCGCATCGTACCGTACAAGCTGGTAAACAATTGCTCCGTTCCATCTTGATTATTGTATTCACGACGTTTCTATTTTTTCAACTGTAGCACTATAAATACCTTATTACAGCTGTCCCCAGTAAAATCCAGCCGATTAAAAATGCCAATCCACCAATTGGAGTAATCATTGCAAATGTTTTGATTGCGGTAAGCGAATAGATATAAAGACTGCCAGAAAACAAAACAATCCCAGCAAAGAACATCCATCCAGCCCAAATGGCCCCACCGCTAGTAAACTTCGCTAACAGTAGACCCGTTACAAGTAATGCCATGGTGTGAAACATTTGATAAAGCACTGCCTTATCCCATGTTTTCAATGCACTTTCTGACACCCTTCCCTCTAGCCCGTGTGCACCGAATGCCCCTAAGGCCACGGCTATAAAACCATTTATAATACCAAAAAGTAAAAAAAGCTTCGTCATTCGTAAACACCTCCTTCATTAAGGTTCTTTTCGTAAGTATTGGGACTGCGCTTACTCGTCCCACCGAAAACCTTTGTTGTTTTTAAAACGTCGCAGTTGATATAAAGTGCGACGCAGTAACTATTCCTTTGCAAACGCTGGTTGAGAGCAGGGATTCGCTACGGAAACACATTTCGCTTTCCGCGGGCGGCTGGTGAGCCTCCTCGTGCTACGCACTGTGGGGTCTCACCGAGGCCTTTTCTCCCGCAGGAGTCTTCATGTGTTTCCTTCGCTGGTTCAGATACTCCCGCAATTTCATCAAAACACTTATATTACTTAATTATATAACAAACATAGCCATATACTCTTATGAAGGCTGATTGGAGCGGAGTACAGTCGACTCCTGCGGGAACAAGGGTTTTCGGTGGGGCGAGCATTTACGCGCAGTCCCAGCACGAATCTGAAGACCCCGCAGCAGCGGTTTCCTGCGAGGCAGGTTAAGTTCGCGACCTCCTGTCTCAACACCTGCACTAGCACTTCCGGTGCGTCGAAGGCTGAAGCCGTGCCCGCGGAAAGCGACTGTACGCAGCGGAAATCAACCTGGTAGTTACGTCATCTTTTATATCTTTTGTGTCAAAAGCAAAAATCTTTTATAAAACAGCCTTCATTAAAAATCAAAAATAGAATTTCCATTAGCTATATCATGATCAATCGTTGATTTTTTAAATTTATCCGGATTCGATTTTACTTCACTTTCCTGCTTGCCGATCATTGCCTTCATTTCCTCTGTAGAGATACTTTCAGTCGGACTTTTAGCTTCATTCGTAGATTCAGAAGCATCATCTTCCAACAGTAAGTCACAAAGCAGACGGACATTTTCAATATGTTTTAGCCATTTATCTTGCTTATGATTCTGCTCTTTTGCTTGGTTTAATTCACTTATCATTTTCTGAATAACCTTATCGTTTCCTACCGCCACCTGCGATCTCTCCTTCTATATGACCATATGTATCTAACACCATATTATAGCATGATTTTTTCCACGACAAATTTAAAAGTCTTGGAAATATTCCAAGACTCTCCTCTATCACACTCATTATACCTGGTGCTGGGGAGAACACTCCATACCTTCTCCCAATTCCTCCTTCGTATAACGCTCATACAT
Proteins encoded:
- the gerQ gene encoding spore coat protein GerQ, translating into MSDNQENTNNPNQQYPNPYQPYPYYYYPQASPAYYPAYYARQEAAQQQQQLQQQQQAQAQQAPANGVEGMLPLEQSYIENILRLNRGKRVSVYMTFEENEQWNAQIFKGVIEAAGRDHIIISDPQTGKRYLLLMVYLDYVVFEDEIEYEYPLAAGSGQFTNQPPR
- the pta gene encoding phosphate acetyltransferase; this translates as MSQLFDQLKEKVTMQNKSVVFPEGTDERILTAASQLSAAGILTPILIGDNTSIKQKAEELGVDISSCKLMDPKNFPEFDLMVETFVDRRKGKATEEDARKILLDANYFGTMLVYLNQADGLVSGATSSTADTVRPALQIIKTKEGIKKTSGVFVMVRDDEKYVFADCAINITPEAQDLAEIAVESAVTAELFDVDPRIAMLSFSTKGSAKSAETDKVTEALQIAKEKNPSLVIDGEFQFDAAIVPSVAEKKAPDSVLNGDANTFIFPSLEAGNIGYKIAQRLGGYEAVGPVLQGLNKPVNDLSRGCSADDVFKLALITAAQAE
- a CDS encoding DUF5327 family protein translates to MAVGNDKVIQKMISELNQAKEQNHKQDKWLKHIENVRLLCDLLLEDDASESTNEAKSPTESISTEEMKAMIGKQESEVKSNPDKFKKSTIDHDIANGNSIFDF
- a CDS encoding DUF423 domain-containing protein, which gives rise to MTKLFLLFGIINGFIAVALGAFGAHGLEGRVSESALKTWDKAVLYQMFHTMALLVTGLLLAKFTSGGAIWAGWMFFAGIVLFSGSLYIYSLTAIKTFAMITPIGGLAFLIGWILLGTAVIRYL
- the hemQ gene encoding hydrogen peroxide-dependent heme synthase; the protein is MVEAVETMDGWYSLHDLRSIDWNSWKLASEEERKEAIDGFNELLAKWEAVEEEKQGSHVLYKVVGQKADLIFMFLRPTMDELTDIETEFNKSKFAEFLLPAHSYVSVVELSKYQPQKDGVDPETLPETQERLKPILPKWEHICFYPMDRRRVGEENWYTLEKSTRGKLLYEHSKTGRQYAGKVKQVITGSIGLDDWEWGVTLFAHDPLQFKKIVYEMRFDEVSSRYGEFGEFFIGNHLPREQIEAYLKV